In Collimonas arenae, a single genomic region encodes these proteins:
- the sdhA gene encoding succinate dehydrogenase flavoprotein subunit — MSSIKSTIPTRRFDAVIVGAGGSGMRASLQLAEAGLNVAVLSKVFPTRSHTVAAQGGIGASLGNMSEDSWYWHMFDTIKGSDYLGDQDAIEFMCREAPKAVYELEHFGMPFDRNADGTIYQRPFGGHSANFGEKPVARACAAADRTGHALLHTLYQRNVRAKTHFFVEWMAIDLVRDAEGDVIGVVALEMETGEVMMLEAKTTVMATGGAGRIWAASTNAFINTGDGMGMAARAGIPLEDMEFWQFHPTGVAGAGVLITEGVRGEGGILINANGERFMERYAPTLKDLAPRDFVSRSMDQEIKEGRGCGPHKDHVMLDLRHIGAETIMKRLPSILEIGHKFANVDALKEPIPVVPTIHYQMGGIPTNVYGQVVVPKNGVPNAVVNGLYAIGECACVSVHGANRLGTNSLLDLVVFGRAAGNHIVDSKLKDRSNKPLPADATDAALARMAKLENSTGSERVQDVAGDIRKTMQQYCGVFRTDELLQQGYKEIMVLDERRKHVAFKDKSKVFNTARVEALELDNMIETAKATITAAAARKESRGAHAHRDYEHRDDENWMKHSLWYSEGNRLDYKPVITKPLTVDTFKPKPRTF; from the coding sequence GTGTCATCAATCAAATCCACAATTCCTACACGCCGCTTTGATGCGGTAATCGTTGGCGCCGGTGGTTCGGGCATGCGTGCTTCGCTGCAATTGGCGGAAGCTGGTTTGAATGTTGCGGTCTTGTCGAAGGTGTTTCCTACCCGTTCGCACACGGTTGCGGCGCAGGGCGGTATTGGCGCCTCGCTGGGTAACATGTCCGAGGACAGCTGGTACTGGCACATGTTTGACACCATCAAGGGCTCGGATTACCTGGGCGACCAGGATGCGATCGAATTTATGTGTCGCGAAGCGCCTAAAGCAGTGTATGAGCTGGAGCATTTCGGCATGCCGTTCGATCGTAACGCCGATGGCACCATTTATCAGCGTCCGTTCGGCGGCCACTCGGCCAACTTCGGCGAAAAGCCGGTAGCGCGTGCTTGCGCTGCTGCTGACCGTACCGGCCACGCGCTGTTGCACACGCTGTATCAGCGTAATGTCCGCGCCAAGACCCATTTCTTCGTTGAATGGATGGCGATCGACCTGGTGCGGGATGCCGAAGGCGATGTCATCGGCGTCGTTGCTCTGGAAATGGAAACCGGCGAAGTCATGATGCTGGAAGCCAAGACCACGGTGATGGCGACCGGCGGAGCAGGGCGTATCTGGGCGGCGTCCACCAATGCCTTCATCAATACCGGTGACGGTATGGGTATGGCGGCGCGCGCTGGCATTCCATTGGAAGACATGGAGTTCTGGCAATTCCACCCAACTGGCGTAGCCGGGGCGGGTGTGTTGATTACAGAAGGCGTTCGCGGCGAGGGCGGTATCCTGATCAACGCCAACGGCGAACGTTTCATGGAGCGTTACGCACCAACCCTGAAAGATCTGGCCCCGCGCGATTTCGTCTCGCGGTCGATGGACCAGGAAATCAAGGAAGGCCGTGGTTGCGGTCCTCACAAAGATCACGTCATGCTGGATCTGCGTCATATCGGCGCCGAAACCATCATGAAGCGTCTGCCGTCGATTCTGGAAATCGGCCACAAGTTCGCTAACGTTGACGCCTTGAAAGAGCCGATTCCGGTCGTGCCGACCATTCATTACCAAATGGGTGGTATCCCGACTAACGTCTATGGCCAGGTGGTAGTGCCGAAGAACGGCGTCCCGAATGCTGTGGTGAATGGCCTGTATGCAATTGGCGAATGCGCCTGCGTATCGGTGCACGGCGCTAATCGCCTGGGCACCAACTCGCTGCTGGATCTGGTGGTGTTCGGCCGTGCGGCTGGTAATCACATTGTCGACAGCAAGCTTAAAGATCGCAGCAACAAGCCGTTGCCGGCGGATGCCACGGACGCCGCTTTGGCGCGCATGGCCAAGCTGGAAAACAGCACCGGTTCCGAGCGCGTGCAAGACGTGGCCGGCGATATCCGCAAGACTATGCAGCAATACTGTGGCGTGTTCCGTACCGATGAGTTGCTGCAACAGGGCTACAAGGAAATCATGGTGCTGGATGAGCGTCGCAAGCATGTTGCGTTCAAGGATAAATCGAAAGTGTTCAATACAGCGCGCGTTGAAGCGCTGGAGCTGGATAACATGATCGAAACCGCCAAGGCCACCATCACCGCAGCGGCAGCGCGTAAAGAATCACGCGGCGCACATGCGCATCGCGATTACGAACACCGTGACGATGAAAACTGGATGAAGCACAGCTTGTGGTATTCCGAAGGTAATCGTCTCGACTACAAGCCGGTCATCACCAAGCCGTTGACAGTTGATACGTTCAAGCCAAAGCCACGCACATTCTGA
- the sdhD gene encoding succinate dehydrogenase, hydrophobic membrane anchor protein codes for MADNNIGGKRLVVGAHYGLRDWLAQRATAIVMAVYTVILLVSFLTASNFTYEGWAGLFSHQWFKLATFVALMALFFHAWIGVRDIWMDYVKPVALRLVLQVATILWLVGCAGWAAQILWRV; via the coding sequence ATGGCAGATAATAATATCGGTGGCAAGCGTCTGGTTGTCGGCGCGCATTACGGTTTGCGCGACTGGCTCGCGCAGCGTGCAACAGCGATCGTGATGGCGGTCTATACCGTCATTTTGCTGGTTTCCTTTCTGACCGCCAGCAACTTCACGTATGAAGGCTGGGCAGGCCTGTTTTCTCACCAGTGGTTCAAGCTGGCTACTTTCGTAGCGCTGATGGCACTGTTTTTTCATGCATGGATCGGTGTGCGTGATATCTGGATGGATTACGTCAAGCCTGTCGCTCTGCGCCTGGTCTTGCAAGTTGCCACAATTTTGTGGTTGGTCGGTTGTGCCGGATGGGCGGCGCAGATTTTGTGGAGAGTGTAA
- the sdhC gene encoding succinate dehydrogenase, cytochrome b556 subunit produces the protein MSEAAKPNRPQFRNINITQIVGYRLPLAGIISILHRISGLLMFLLLPFILFMLDKSLVSETSFEYFKGFTSGWFVKLVILALSWAYLHHFCAGIRHLVMDNHIGLSKDSARKSAASVLVISLPLALIVALKLFGAF, from the coding sequence ATGTCTGAAGCCGCGAAACCCAATCGGCCACAGTTTCGTAATATAAACATTACACAAATTGTGGGTTACCGCTTGCCGCTGGCAGGCATTATTTCGATTTTGCATCGCATTAGTGGCTTGTTGATGTTTCTGTTGCTGCCTTTTATCTTGTTCATGCTGGATAAGAGCCTGGTATCTGAGACGTCCTTCGAATACTTCAAAGGCTTTACGTCGGGCTGGTTTGTCAAGCTCGTCATCCTGGCCCTGTCCTGGGCATACCTGCATCATTTCTGCGCCGGCATTCGCCACCTCGTCATGGATAACCACATCGGCCTGAGCAAGGATAGCGCGCGCAAATCGGCTGCCAGCGTATTGGTGATCAGCCTGCCGTTGGCGCTGATCGTTGCATTGAAACTGTTCGGAGCATTCTAA
- a CDS encoding GntR family transcriptional regulator — translation MSSIPSNPSSDPASPSAAAPGASPAASPASSPTFSPLYQQIKALIMQRLQSGEWKSGELIPSEVELGNRFKVSQGTVRKAIDELAAENLLVRRQGKGTFVATHHEARSQFRFLRLMPDSDEPQVTDKRVIELKRLRAPADIARQLGMKSGDSVVYVKRVLAFDGVPTILEELWLPGALFKALTLERLAEYKGPMYGLFETEFGTRMIRATEQIRAASADADAAELLAVEKLSPLLCVERVSFTYGDKPVEVRRGLYVTNRHHYQNELS, via the coding sequence ATGAGTTCCATCCCGTCCAATCCGAGTAGTGACCCAGCCAGCCCGAGCGCCGCTGCCCCCGGAGCGTCCCCGGCAGCTTCGCCGGCAAGCTCCCCGACTTTTAGTCCGCTCTACCAGCAAATCAAGGCGTTGATCATGCAGCGCCTGCAGTCCGGTGAGTGGAAGTCCGGCGAATTGATCCCCAGCGAAGTCGAACTTGGCAACCGTTTCAAGGTGAGTCAGGGGACCGTGCGCAAGGCAATTGACGAACTGGCGGCGGAAAACCTGCTGGTGCGACGCCAAGGTAAGGGCACTTTCGTCGCCACTCATCACGAAGCGCGCTCGCAATTCCGTTTCCTGCGTCTGATGCCGGACAGCGATGAGCCGCAAGTCACCGATAAAAGAGTAATTGAGCTGAAGCGTTTGCGTGCGCCGGCGGATATTGCGCGCCAGTTGGGTATGAAATCAGGTGACTCCGTAGTTTATGTCAAGCGCGTGCTGGCTTTTGACGGGGTGCCGACGATACTGGAAGAGTTGTGGTTGCCGGGCGCGCTGTTCAAGGCGTTGACGCTAGAGCGCCTGGCTGAATATAAGGGGCCGATGTACGGTCTGTTTGAAACCGAATTCGGCACGCGCATGATTCGCGCGACTGAGCAGATTCGCGCCGCTAGCGCGGATGCAGATGCCGCCGAGTTGCTGGCTGTGGAAAAATTGTCGCCTTTGCTTTGCGTCGAGCGCGTGTCTTTTACCTATGGCGACAAGCCGGTGGAAGTGCGGCGTGGGCTGTATGTGACCAATCGTCATCATTACCAGAATGAGTTGAGTTGA
- a CDS encoding malate dehydrogenase, with product MAKSPLRVAVTGAAGQIGYSLLFRIANGDLLGKDQPVILQLLEIPDEKAQKALKGVIMEVDDCAFPLLAGITAHSDPLTAFKDADVALLVGARPRGPGMERKDLLEANAQIFTVQGKALDAVASRNVKVLVVGNPANTNAYIAMKSAPNLPAKNFTAMLRLDHNRALSQVAAKIGKPVSAIEKLCVWGNHSPTMYADYRYATADGASVKDLINDQVWNKDVFLPTVGKRGAAIIEARGLSSAASAANAAIDHVRDWVLGTNGKWTTMGVPSDGSYGIPEGTMFGFPVTTENGEYKIVQGLEIDAFSQERINLTLKELQEERDGVKHLVG from the coding sequence ATGGCTAAGTCCCCTCTGCGTGTTGCCGTTACCGGCGCCGCTGGTCAAATCGGTTATTCCCTGTTGTTCCGCATCGCCAATGGCGACCTGCTCGGCAAAGACCAACCGGTCATTCTGCAACTGCTGGAAATCCCTGACGAAAAAGCACAAAAAGCGCTGAAAGGCGTGATCATGGAAGTCGACGATTGCGCCTTCCCGCTGCTGGCTGGCATCACTGCCCACAGCGATCCGCTGACTGCATTCAAGGATGCTGACGTTGCCTTGCTGGTTGGCGCCCGCCCACGCGGCCCAGGCATGGAGCGCAAAGACCTGCTGGAAGCCAATGCACAGATTTTCACAGTGCAAGGCAAGGCGCTGGATGCTGTTGCTTCGCGCAATGTCAAGGTACTGGTGGTTGGCAATCCAGCCAACACCAACGCTTACATCGCCATGAAATCGGCGCCTAACCTGCCAGCCAAGAACTTTACAGCGATGCTGCGCCTGGACCACAACCGCGCCTTGTCGCAAGTTGCGGCCAAGATCGGCAAACCGGTTTCCGCTATTGAAAAACTGTGCGTATGGGGCAACCACTCGCCAACCATGTACGCAGACTATCGCTACGCGACAGCCGACGGCGCATCGGTCAAAGACCTGATCAACGACCAAGTCTGGAACAAGGACGTGTTCCTGCCAACAGTTGGCAAGCGCGGCGCAGCGATCATCGAAGCACGCGGCCTGTCGTCGGCAGCCTCTGCTGCTAACGCAGCAATCGACCACGTACGCGACTGGGTACTGGGTACCAACGGCAAGTGGACCACCATGGGCGTGCCGTCCGATGGCTCTTACGGCATCCCTGAAGGCACCATGTTCGGCTTCCCTGTCACAACCGAGAACGGCGAATACAAAATCGTTCAAGGCTTGGAAATCGACGCGTTCTCGCAAGAGCGCATCAACCTCACGCTGAAAGAGCTGCAAGAAGAGCGTGATGGCGTGAAACACTTGGTCGGCTAA
- a CDS encoding HpcH/HpaI aldolase/citrate lyase family protein: MHPTQVLFLGKQQPVSLPVCDHYAGAEKLMRKSIDLQQELGPVFDITLDCEDGASAGNEAVHAQLVASIISGADNRFERIGARVHDSGNAFFEQDIKIICQGAANRLAYLMLPKVESVAEVIAAIDLIGHHSSRAGRENLPVHVLIETHGALADVFAIAALPQVQSLSFGIMDFVSAHYGAIPSAAMRSPGQFSHPLVARAKLEIAAACHAHGKAPSHNVTTDIKDSASVAADAGRAREEFGYTRMWSIHPQQIKPILNAFTPPQSEIAVAAQILLAAQQAEWGPIQHEGTLHDRASYRYYWSVLQRAKNSGAALPETTSTLL, translated from the coding sequence ATGCACCCTACCCAGGTCTTATTCCTAGGCAAGCAACAGCCGGTCTCGCTACCGGTCTGCGATCATTACGCCGGCGCTGAAAAGCTCATGCGTAAATCGATCGACCTGCAACAGGAACTAGGCCCGGTCTTTGACATTACGCTGGACTGCGAAGACGGCGCCAGCGCCGGCAACGAAGCAGTCCATGCGCAACTGGTCGCCAGCATCATCTCCGGCGCAGACAACCGCTTCGAACGCATAGGTGCTCGCGTACACGATAGCGGCAATGCTTTTTTCGAACAAGATATCAAGATCATCTGCCAGGGCGCCGCCAACCGGCTGGCTTACCTGATGCTGCCGAAGGTCGAAAGCGTGGCGGAAGTTATCGCCGCCATTGACCTCATCGGGCACCATAGCAGCCGCGCCGGCCGGGAAAACCTGCCGGTCCACGTTTTGATAGAAACCCACGGCGCATTGGCTGATGTCTTCGCCATCGCCGCCCTGCCGCAAGTACAGTCGCTGTCCTTCGGCATCATGGATTTTGTATCCGCCCATTATGGTGCGATTCCGAGTGCGGCGATGCGCTCTCCCGGCCAGTTCAGCCATCCGCTGGTAGCCCGTGCCAAGCTGGAAATTGCTGCAGCCTGCCATGCGCACGGCAAGGCGCCATCGCATAACGTCACCACCGACATCAAGGATAGCGCCAGCGTCGCTGCCGATGCCGGTCGCGCCAGGGAGGAGTTCGGCTACACCCGGATGTGGAGCATCCATCCACAGCAGATCAAGCCGATATTGAACGCATTTACCCCGCCGCAATCTGAAATAGCCGTTGCGGCACAGATTCTGCTTGCAGCCCAGCAAGCAGAATGGGGACCGATACAACACGAGGGCACGCTGCATGACCGCGCCAGTTACCGGTATTACTGGAGCGTACTGCAGCGGGCAAAAAATAGCGGCGCCGCATTACCTGAAACTACCAGTACCTTGTTATAA
- the acnA gene encoding aconitate hydratase AcnA yields MSRNTLNTLKEFKISDSKKGKFYSLPALEKKLGVNISRLPVSIRVVLESVLRNCDGKKVTEEHVKQLANWGATAARTDEIPFVVARVVLQDFTGVPLLADLAAMRNVAASLGKNAKNIEPLVPVDLVVDHSVQIDHFREKKALDLNMKLEFQRNNERYQFMKWGMQAFDTFGVVPPGFGIVHQVNLEYLARGVHKKDSVYYPDTLVGTDSHTTMINGIGVVGWGVGGIEAEAGMLGQPVYFLTPDVVGVNLTGQLREGVTATDLVLTITELLRKAKVVGKFVEFFGEGTASLSLTDRATIANMAPEYGATMGFFPVDDATIEYFQGTGRSKAEIDAFAGYFKAQNLYGIPKAGDIDYTTVVELDLATVAPSLAGPKRPQDRIEIGHVKANFAELFSKPIAENGFNKKIEDLDATYVNADGVNLQNGDVLIAAITSCTNTSNPSVMLAAGLLAKKAVEAGLKVSSHIKTSLAPGSRVVTEYLEAAGLLPYLEKLGFGVTAYGCTTCIGNAGDLTPAMNEAIVKNDVVASAVLSGNRNFEARIHPNIRSNFLASPPLVVAYAIAGNMTRDLMTEPVGKGKGGKDIYLGDIWPTSQEVAKLMKFAMNAKTFKTNYADVKGAPGKLWEAIKGVAGGEVYNWPKSTYIAEPPFFQDFTMVPKAAATGITGARALGVFGDSITTDHISPAGSIKESSPAGKWLTANGVLKADFNSYGSRRGNHEIMMRGTFANVRIKNLMIPATPDGSRIEGGITLHQPSGKETSIYDAAMEYVKDDVPTMVFAGEEYGTGSSRDWAAKGTQLLGVKAVFARSFERIHRSNLVGMGVLPLQFIGTDSVQTLGITGNETFDLKGIDGEIKPQQDAILVIRRANGETKEVKVLLRIDTPIEVDYYKHGGILPFVLRQLLAA; encoded by the coding sequence ATGTCCCGTAATACGTTGAACACACTCAAGGAATTCAAGATTTCCGATTCCAAGAAAGGCAAATTCTATTCCTTGCCTGCCCTGGAGAAAAAACTCGGCGTCAACATCTCGCGCTTGCCAGTATCGATCCGCGTCGTGCTGGAATCCGTACTGCGTAACTGCGACGGCAAGAAAGTCACCGAAGAGCATGTCAAGCAGCTCGCCAACTGGGGCGCAACGGCAGCCCGCACCGATGAAATCCCTTTCGTCGTGGCGCGCGTAGTACTGCAAGATTTTACCGGCGTACCGCTGCTGGCCGACCTGGCTGCAATGCGCAACGTCGCAGCAAGCCTGGGCAAGAACGCCAAGAACATCGAGCCGCTGGTGCCGGTCGACCTGGTCGTCGACCACTCGGTGCAGATCGACCATTTCCGTGAAAAGAAAGCGCTCGACCTCAACATGAAACTGGAATTCCAGCGCAACAACGAGCGCTACCAGTTCATGAAATGGGGCATGCAGGCATTCGATACTTTCGGCGTCGTGCCTCCAGGTTTCGGCATCGTCCACCAGGTAAACCTTGAATACCTGGCGCGCGGCGTCCACAAGAAGGATTCGGTCTACTATCCAGATACTCTGGTTGGTACTGATTCCCACACCACTATGATCAATGGCATCGGCGTAGTCGGCTGGGGCGTGGGCGGCATCGAGGCGGAAGCCGGCATGCTGGGTCAACCGGTTTACTTCCTGACGCCTGACGTCGTCGGCGTGAACCTGACCGGCCAGTTGCGTGAAGGCGTTACCGCCACCGATCTGGTCCTGACCATCACCGAATTGTTGCGCAAGGCAAAAGTCGTCGGCAAGTTCGTCGAGTTCTTCGGCGAAGGCACAGCCTCGCTGAGCCTGACCGACCGTGCGACTATCGCCAATATGGCGCCTGAATACGGCGCGACCATGGGCTTCTTCCCGGTTGACGATGCGACCATCGAATACTTCCAGGGCACTGGCCGCAGCAAGGCAGAAATCGATGCTTTCGCTGGTTATTTCAAAGCACAAAACCTGTACGGCATTCCAAAGGCAGGCGACATCGACTACACCACCGTCGTCGAACTCGATCTGGCTACTGTCGCACCGTCACTGGCTGGCCCGAAGCGTCCGCAAGACCGTATCGAAATCGGCCATGTCAAAGCCAACTTCGCCGAACTGTTCAGCAAGCCAATCGCAGAAAACGGCTTCAACAAGAAAATCGAAGACCTGGATGCGACCTACGTCAATGCCGACGGCGTCAATCTGCAAAACGGCGACGTGCTGATCGCTGCAATCACATCTTGCACCAACACCTCCAACCCAAGCGTCATGCTGGCGGCCGGTTTGCTGGCCAAGAAAGCGGTTGAAGCCGGCCTCAAGGTATCGTCGCATATCAAGACTTCGCTGGCCCCTGGCTCACGCGTCGTTACCGAATACCTGGAAGCGGCAGGCTTGCTGCCATACCTGGAAAAGCTCGGCTTCGGCGTCACCGCCTACGGCTGCACCACTTGTATCGGCAACGCCGGCGACCTGACCCCAGCCATGAACGAAGCTATCGTCAAGAACGACGTGGTGGCCTCGGCTGTATTGTCCGGCAACCGTAACTTCGAAGCGCGGATCCATCCGAACATTCGCTCCAACTTCCTGGCCTCGCCACCGCTGGTCGTCGCTTACGCGATCGCCGGCAACATGACACGCGACCTGATGACGGAGCCGGTTGGCAAGGGCAAGGGTGGCAAAGATATCTATCTGGGCGACATTTGGCCAACTTCGCAAGAAGTCGCCAAGCTGATGAAGTTTGCGATGAACGCCAAGACCTTCAAGACCAACTATGCCGACGTCAAGGGCGCACCAGGCAAGCTGTGGGAAGCCATCAAGGGCGTCGCCGGCGGCGAAGTCTATAACTGGCCGAAATCGACCTACATCGCAGAGCCACCGTTCTTCCAGGATTTCACCATGGTGCCGAAGGCTGCAGCGACCGGCATCACCGGCGCCCGTGCACTGGGCGTGTTCGGCGATTCGATCACTACCGATCACATCTCGCCAGCTGGCTCCATCAAGGAATCCAGCCCGGCAGGTAAATGGCTGACTGCCAACGGCGTACTGAAGGCTGACTTCAACTCCTACGGCTCGCGTCGCGGCAATCACGAAATCATGATGCGCGGTACTTTCGCTAACGTCCGCATCAAGAACCTGATGATTCCTGCCACACCGGACGGTTCGCGAATTGAAGGCGGCATCACCCTGCACCAGCCAAGCGGCAAGGAAACGTCGATCTATGACGCGGCTATGGAATACGTCAAGGACGACGTGCCTACCATGGTGTTTGCCGGCGAAGAATACGGCACTGGTTCGTCGCGCGACTGGGCTGCCAAGGGCACTCAACTGCTGGGCGTGAAAGCCGTGTTTGCCCGTTCGTTCGAGCGCATCCACCGCTCCAACCTGGTCGGCATGGGTGTATTGCCACTGCAATTCATCGGTACCGACAGCGTGCAAACGCTGGGCATCACCGGCAACGAGACTTTCGACCTGAAGGGTATCGACGGCGAAATCAAGCCACAGCAAGACGCTATCCTGGTGATCCGTCGCGCCAACGGTGAAACCAAGGAAGTCAAGGTTTTGCTGCGTATCGATACGCCAATCGAAGTCGACTACTACAAACACGGCGGCATCCTGCCATTCGTGTTGCGTCAGTTGCTGGCGGCATAA
- a CDS encoding DUF2863 family protein: protein MRRPSKKPSRKFSADSHRLAELAQALIQASSRLEERAWERDIEALLNKHFKAQHQEPIDGALEQLFPTEPDGYDVLMDVVEACSESSTIEHQGKQYDCLLIGIPLLAWTRFSIGSGPVAADVMLTVSAHLHAHILAPDVQSAIVPSLYAIDQLPRSHADTFALLQQLSQAALNATPVRSPANPPQTAPYLADTRYLLAALVVPSGMPLFHWQVAHGQAGHIAANKEQALEQWRNQVTPSITRLLPGCGVQLLLPEAYYAACREADLQIRPASLRAASYYLSHTLDIASKDLHASIGRFSEQPESGRVDEYRIGFSVGQTNEIIYGVVWPLYGPEEANEEIITRSSDSDAATAEPETPLEQILSLLRECGIDDIQRHTDLFAMEFCDDCGTPFYPDREGDLVHPETPEDTPSGSAHFH, encoded by the coding sequence ATGCGCCGTCCGTCAAAAAAACCTTCCCGTAAATTTTCTGCCGACAGCCACCGTTTGGCCGAGTTGGCGCAAGCATTGATTCAAGCCTCCAGCCGTCTTGAGGAGCGTGCCTGGGAGCGCGATATTGAAGCGCTTCTCAACAAGCATTTCAAGGCGCAGCATCAAGAGCCGATCGACGGCGCCCTGGAGCAGTTGTTCCCGACCGAACCTGACGGCTATGACGTCCTGATGGACGTAGTTGAAGCCTGTAGCGAATCCAGCACCATCGAGCATCAAGGAAAACAGTATGACTGCCTGCTAATCGGCATTCCATTGCTGGCATGGACCCGCTTTTCGATCGGATCGGGGCCGGTTGCGGCCGACGTCATGCTGACCGTCAGCGCTCATCTGCACGCCCACATTCTGGCTCCGGATGTGCAGAGCGCCATCGTGCCGTCGCTGTACGCCATCGATCAGTTACCGCGCAGCCACGCCGATACCTTCGCTTTGCTGCAGCAATTGTCGCAAGCAGCGCTGAACGCAACGCCAGTGCGCAGTCCCGCCAATCCACCACAAACTGCGCCCTACCTGGCTGACACCCGTTACCTGCTGGCCGCCCTGGTGGTGCCGAGCGGCATGCCGCTATTTCACTGGCAAGTGGCGCACGGGCAAGCCGGACATATCGCTGCCAACAAGGAACAAGCGCTGGAACAATGGCGCAACCAGGTCACGCCCAGCATTACCCGTCTGCTGCCCGGTTGCGGGGTCCAGCTGCTGCTGCCGGAGGCTTACTATGCCGCCTGCCGCGAAGCCGACCTGCAAATTCGCCCAGCCTCCCTGCGCGCCGCCAGCTATTACCTGTCGCACACGCTGGATATTGCATCGAAGGATTTGCATGCCAGCATCGGCCGCTTCAGCGAGCAGCCGGAAAGCGGCCGCGTCGATGAATACCGCATCGGCTTTTCCGTGGGCCAGACCAACGAGATCATCTACGGCGTAGTCTGGCCGCTCTACGGGCCGGAAGAAGCCAACGAAGAAATCATTACGCGCTCCAGCGACAGCGATGCCGCCACGGCAGAGCCGGAAACCCCGCTCGAGCAGATCCTGAGCCTGTTGCGCGAATGCGGCATTGATGATATCCAGCGGCATACCGACCTGTTTGCGATGGAGTTTTGCGACGATTGCGGTACGCCGTTTTATCCCGACCGCGAAGGCGATCTGGTGCACCCCGAGACGCCAGAGGATACGCCGAGCGGATCGGCGCATTTTCACTAA
- a CDS encoding M14 family metallopeptidase, which produces MSIKISQQFDAAAIEVVRADSPQQIELKIRSDSHADFTQWFYFRLQGARDEDCTIRFLNAGATTYPKGWEGYQAVASYDRENWFRVPTSFDGQVMTISHTPDYDSVYYAYFEPYSWERHLALLGQAEQSPLARVRDIGTTVDGRDMNLLVIGNPNAAKKVWVIARQHPGETMAEWFVEGMVDALLDSANPLATKVLQHAVFYIVPNMNPDGSVRGNLRTNAAGANLNREWMTPSLERSPEVFAVKNKIHEVGCDLFLDVHGDEALPYIFVAGSEMLEDFSPQQAVEQQKFIDDFQRASPDFQTEFGYSASKYSSDVLTLASKYIGHTFKCVSLTLELPFKDNANLPDVQVGWDGARSARLGEVVLQPILRAFE; this is translated from the coding sequence ATGTCAATAAAAATTAGCCAGCAGTTTGACGCCGCAGCGATTGAAGTCGTGCGCGCGGATAGTCCTCAGCAGATTGAATTGAAAATCCGCAGCGATTCGCATGCCGATTTCACACAGTGGTTTTATTTTCGCTTGCAAGGCGCACGCGATGAGGATTGCACCATTCGTTTTCTGAATGCTGGCGCAACCACCTATCCAAAAGGGTGGGAGGGCTACCAGGCGGTGGCCAGCTATGATCGCGAAAACTGGTTCCGGGTGCCGACCAGCTTCGACGGCCAGGTCATGACCATCAGCCATACGCCGGATTACGATAGTGTCTACTACGCTTATTTCGAGCCGTATTCCTGGGAGCGTCACCTGGCGTTGCTGGGACAGGCGGAACAATCGCCGCTGGCGCGCGTGCGGGATATCGGTACTACCGTCGATGGTCGGGATATGAACTTGCTGGTGATCGGTAATCCTAACGCTGCCAAGAAAGTGTGGGTCATCGCTCGCCAACATCCTGGTGAAACCATGGCGGAATGGTTTGTAGAGGGCATGGTTGATGCCTTGCTGGATAGTGCTAACCCGCTGGCGACCAAGGTATTGCAGCATGCAGTGTTTTATATCGTGCCGAACATGAATCCTGATGGCTCGGTGCGCGGTAACTTGCGCACCAATGCCGCCGGCGCCAATCTGAATCGCGAATGGATGACGCCGTCGCTGGAGCGTAGCCCGGAAGTATTTGCGGTGAAAAACAAGATCCATGAAGTCGGCTGCGACCTGTTCCTCGATGTGCACGGTGATGAAGCTTTACCGTATATCTTCGTGGCCGGTTCGGAAATGCTGGAAGACTTTAGTCCGCAACAAGCGGTAGAGCAGCAAAAATTCATTGACGACTTCCAGCGCGCCAGCCCGGATTTCCAGACTGAATTCGGTTATTCAGCGAGCAAATACAGCAGTGACGTATTGACGCTGGCGTCCAAATATATCGGCCACACTTTCAAGTGCGTATCGCTGACGCTGGAACTGCCGTTCAAGGATAACGCCAATCTGCCGGATGTCCAGGTTGGTTGGGACGGCGCACGCAGCGCACGTCTGGGTGAAGTTGTATTGCAGCCGATCTTGCGGGCGTTTGAATAA